AGATCTGGCTATAATATGAGATAAAAAGAGTTTCTCCTCTAAAACTTTTCAATAGTAATTTTCAGCATCCCTGATTCCAGTGAGGAGTCTACAACGGTTTTATCTCCAATATCCACTTCTGTAAAGTATATCTTTGTTTTGCCATTTCCTGTGATTTCAAGGAGGCTGCCTCTCTTCACTATCTCAACATTCTCAATGTTTTTGACATCAGGCATCTCTATTAAAATCTCATCGTTCGCCTCGTTGCTTTTAATCTCTGCTTTGACCTCGATAAATTCCATCTCACTACTTTTATCCTTGTCAGCTTCGATGCTGCTTCTCACAAAATCTGGAATTGGGAGGTCTCTGAGCACATCTTCGAGGTCCTTGATTTCACCTGTTTTAATAATAGGTTTTCTGTCGCCAGTCATATTGACTGAGATAAAAAATCCTTTTGCTTTGGATGGGTCAATATTCTTTGTTAGTTCTTCAAAATCCGGAGCACCATCTCCCATGAAACTTTCCATAACATTCTTAATCTCTTCAGAAATTTCATCTGGAGATGGCATTAGAAGAAAGATAGCAAGATCAGAGCCACAAGCTGAACATATTGTTTCTTTTTCAACAAGTTCTCTGCCGCAGAAAGGACAATACTTAATTTCCATTATATCACTAACCTATCATGAAAGTTCCCCAAAATAAAAAAACTTAGAATCATATAAAAAGTTTACTTTTTATTATTTTATAGATTAAAAAAGGAAGGAACATGGAGTTATTCTTTGATCTTCTGAAGTACGGCATCAAGTTTTGATTTGAGTGTAGATTTGGGTACTGTACCTACAACACCATCTATAGGTTCGCCATTAACGAAAATTCCAAGTGTTGGAATGCTCATAACGCCATAGCGCATGGAGATATCTCTGTTCTCATCGCTGTTAAGCTTTATAAATTTGACTTTATCTTTGTATTCCGGCGCAGTCTCCTTGAAAACAGGAGACATCATCCTGCAGGGCATACACCACTCAGCCCAGAAGTCAACAATAACCGGGATTTCAGACTTGATTACAACCTCTTCCCAGTTCTGCGTTGTGCCTTCGTAGAGATTTTCACCCAATTCAACGATATCTGTCATTTATTCACCTCCAAGTTTATCTGATTATGTTCAACGTTTACGAACTATCCTTATCAATCTTTTTGGAACGGAAGGCGGTTTACGTGTGGGGTATATTGCCTTTAGCACCGGATATGGCCGCTCCAATACTGTTGCAGGACCGTCTATATATTCTATGCTATTTTCAAACATTTTATTCCTCCTTTATACCGTGATGATGAGCATTATGGATATGGCCATGGCCATGTGAATGTATTCTATCAGCCTCATGCTCAAGTTCACCCTTTGCAAGTTTCTTTATTGCTTCCTCAACATTTTCTATTGAGGTTATTACTACTTTTTTATCTTCAGCTATAAGGTTTGAGTATGCACCTCTACCTATTCCTCCAGCTATTATTGTATCTACATCTTTTAAAAGTGAAGCAAGAGCCTCGTGGGAATGACCGCCAGTCTTTTTTATGAGGTTTTCTCTTACTTCAACAAGATTTATCTTATCTCCTTCTACGTTATATATTAAGAAGTTTTCTGCATGTCCAAAGTGAGCGTTTACCTCTTTGTTTTCGGTTGCAGCCACTGCTATTTTCATATGCTATCCTCCTTTTAGTTACTCATGGTTAATTTAACCATTGCAAAGATATATGTGCCATACATAGTTGAACACTTTAAAGCTACATCCTTTCAGGGGCTTCAATACCAAGAAGTTCCAGACCTTTCTTTATAACCAATGTGAAAGCCAGAACAAGATTCAGTCTGAAATTTTTAAATTCGGACTTCAGCACAGGAGTGAACATATAGAATTTATGAAAACTGTCAGTCAGGCTTGCAAGATAATTTGCAAATATATTGGGTTTTCTTGATAGGGCGGAGTTCTCAACAATGAAAGGAAATTTCATAATCTCCTTCACAAGAGCTTTCTCATACTTATTCAATTCCGGCACCTCGAAATTTTCTTCAGGTTCGGACTGCTCAAGAATTCTTCTTGCTCTGGCATACGCATACTGAATGGATGGTGCTCCAAGACGGTCAAAGTCAAGTGCCTCTTCCCATCTGAAAGTCATGCTTTTTTCCGGGGCAATCCTCACTATATTAAATCTCAGTGCTCCTATTCCAACTTTCTCGGCAACTATATTTTTGAACTCTTCACTTTCGTCAGGTCTCCTCCTATTTACCTCCTCATAAGCCCTGTTTATACTCTCCTTTATTAGTTCATCCACAGAAATAAAAACGCCTCTTCTTGTTGACATTGAACCTTCAGGCAGTGTTATGAATTCATATATAACAAATTCGGGTTCAGGTGCGCCGAGGAGTTCAAGAGCTACTGAAATCTGCCTTGCCAGAAGCTTGTGGTCAGCGCCCCAGATATCAATAACTCTCCCGCGAGAGGACTTCCAGAGGTGATGAGCCAGGTCTCTTGTGGCATAGAGAAGCGTACCGTCGCTCCTTCTGAGAACAAGCTCTTTTTCAATTCCAAACTCTTTCAGGTCGAGATATATGGCTTTTTCATCATTTTTCACATATTCTGTTGTCTCAAGTTCTGATAGCACTTTGTTAACAAGCCCGCTTCTGACGAACTGACTCTCCCATGTTATAGTGTCGTGTTTGATATAGAGTTTTGATAGAGTTTCATTTATACCTTCAAGGCAAAACCTGGCGGCATATTCAAACTTCCTTACCACTTCATCCTTTCCTGCCTCATAGTCAATCATCAGCTTTGAAACCTTATCCTTCACTTCATCGCTTTCCTCATACAGCTTATTTGCTTTAATATAAATTTCAGCTATGGCATGGTCCTTCTTCTTCTGTTTATCTATAGGAAACCTTTCAAGACCATAGACAACAACCGCAAGCTGCTTTCCCATATCATTGAGATAATACTGTCTTTCAACGTCATAACCTGCAAAGCTCATAACTCTTGCAAGGCTATCGCCAATTATCGCATTTCTGCCATGGCCAATGTGAAGGGGGCCATCCGGATTCGCTGAAGTGTGCTCGAGTATTATCTTCCCCTTTAAATATCCTCTCCCAAAATCTGCTCCTTTCTCTTTAATTTCTTCAATTAAAAGCTCCGTTGCTTTATTATAATTAATAAAAAAGTTTATAAACCCATTCTGTGATTCTATTCTTGATATCAGAGAGCCTTCAGGCAGAATAATCTTTTCAACAATTTCCTGAGCAATTTTCTGAGGCGACTTTTTAAATTTTCCTGCAAAGGAAAAACAGATGTTTGTTGCAAAGTCGCCATATTCACCTCTGGGTTCCTGAAATTGAATATCTTCTTTGCCAATTATACCAAATATAAGCTCTTCCGCCTCACTATGAATTCTCTTCAACATGACATCACTTTTGCCTGAATCTGAGAAGGGCACCAATACCGCCAAAAGCTTTCAGCTGTTGTCCCTCTTCAGTCTCATTTGATATTATTTCGATGTTTGTATTTGTTGTGCTGGCAACTTCTTCGAGTTCTTCAAGAGTACTCTTAAAGCTGTCTATGGCAAGAGCCTTTTCTCCGCAATTGGGACATGGCATGTTATTGAGTTCAACCTGAAACATCTTTATGTCTTTGACAGTCTTTTCAATCTGGTAATCACAGCTCGAGCATACAATCTGAATCCTGAAACTCTCCACATCCTCGGAAAACAGAACAGTGTCAACAGCTCCGCTTTTAATAAGTTCTCTGACTTCATTTATGCCATAGGCTGCCAGACCATAATCCTTCACAACTTCTCTTAGAAATCTCTGGACAAGTTTCTTCTCTTTATTTATTTCCAGCTCTTCAAAAACTCCTGATGCCTTCTCCACAACCTCTGTAAGACCAAACTCATCAGTATATGAGGTATTTATAATTTCAAGAATTTTATTTTCGATTTCATAGTGAAGATATTCTTCCTCAATAAAGAATTCCTTTGTAGGTCCAGGCCCACCGATTATAACTCCACGTAAATCCGGAATGGAAAGAAAGATTTTACTTGCCTGCTCCCCTACTCTCTTGAAATATTCATGGGCAGCAATTTCAATCAGTCTCTCAAAACGTCTCTGGCTCTGACCGCCTCTGCCATGCTTTCTGGGAACATTGGAGGTCATTTTTTTTAATGTTTCTATTCTCTTACCTCGAACCAGACCTATAGTTGCCTCGCTTCTATCCACAAGCAGAAGACCGAAGGAGCCCTTTACCGCAAGCATTTCTTTTAATGGTTCAATAAGAAACTGAGAGTTGCAATGATATATATATGTTTGAACCTGCTCTGGAGGCTCAACCACATAAACCTCCATCTTGTCCTTTGTGCCATGAGGTATTGTACCTACAAGCAGTACCAGACCTATTTCTGGTGGTTTTTTGAACATTTTGAGTCTCTGCATTATAACTTCAAGGGCGCTCTGAACATTCTTTCTTGTTCTTGCGGATTTAATATTCATAGCCTGGGAATGTTCTTGGCGCATCTGAGCAACTACATCGCTTATGGCTTTGTTCGGAGGAATATACAGACTAACAAGCTCAGTTCCTTTACCTTTTTTACTTTCAAGGAATTCCAGCTCCTTTTTTAACTTGTGAATTTCCACTGAAGATGCTTTATTTTCACTCATGGGTTCCACCACAGAATAAGTAAAGTATATATGTTTATTTCAGGATTTATCTTAAAAAGGAAATTAACAATGTTAAAGGTGAAAAAGTCAATCACCACCCATTAAACTGGGTGGCCTGCCTTGTGAGAGACATGGGTAACAGGTTGATTAGGAGGCATTGAAAGATGCAGCAGTTATTGGTAGAGTTCAAGAACACATCAGGGAATGCTCCTCAAGTCCCTTGCTCTGTAAGTGGGGCATTAAACAGAGATAAAAGTCTCAGTGTGCCTGGAATTATGGGTATATTACAAAGCATAATAGAATTAAGTTAGATATGGAAAAGAGTCATGTCTATGATGCTTTTGTAATCGCTGGTGGAACAACTCAAAGTAGGAGTAAACCTTATAAATTGACACAAACAAGACGTAATAATAGAAGTGTTCAAACAAATAGAAAAGGGCATAAGCCCTCTGTAAGAAGAAATAGGTATAGGTTACAACCCAATGATTTAGTAAAATATATTAAATCTCTATGTAAAGTGAAATGTGTTCATAGTTATGGGAAATATGTAATATTGGTAAACAAAACAGGAAAAACCTTTGATATTAATATTAAGAAAGTGGAGATGGTAAAATATGGAAAAGGAATACAATTTTAAAAGAGGTGAAAAAGGGCAATTCCTACACCCAGTGAAATGGGTGGTCTCCTTGCCCAGATTATTATGAAAGTAGTTGTAAGCTTGGGGGGTTCAATTGTTGCCTCCCCTTCTATCAATAGGAATTTTATTCTGAGTTATGCTGATATGGTGCTCAGGCTTAAAGAAGAGGATATATCTATATCTACTGTTGTAGGCGGTGGGAAAATAGCCAGAGATTATATAGAAGCTGCAAGAAGCTTTGGAGCTTCTGAAGAGTTCTGCGATGAGATTGGAATTCTGGCCACAAGAATGAATGCTTCTATTATACTATTAGCTCTTGGAGAGGAGGCAGAAAAGAGAATTTTGGTTGATATAGATAAGGTTGAAGATGATAATGTTGTTATGGGGGGTACATTACCAGGGCATACAACAGATGCTGTATCTGCCATGCTGGCAAGTAAAATAAAAGCTGACCTGCTTATCAATGCTTCAAATGTTGATGGCATATATGATAAAGACCCCAGAAAGTTTCCAGAAGCCAGAATGCTTCGGAGGGTAGGGCCAAAGGAGCTTCTGGGTAT
This portion of the archaeon BMS3Bbin15 genome encodes:
- a CDS encoding peptide chain release factor 1 — protein: MSENKASSVEIHKLKKELEFLESKKGKGTELVSLYIPPNKAISDVVAQMRQEHSQAMNIKSARTRKNVQSALEVIMQRLKMFKKPPEIGLVLLVGTIPHGTKDKMEVYVVEPPEQVQTYIYHCNSQFLIEPLKEMLAVKGSFGLLLVDRSEATIGLVRGKRIETLKKMTSNVPRKHGRGGQSQRRFERLIEIAAHEYFKRVGEQASKIFLSIPDLRGVIIGGPGPTKEFFIEEEYLHYEIENKILEIINTSYTDEFGLTEVVEKASGVFEELEINKEKKLVQRFLREVVKDYGLAAYGINEVRELIKSGAVDTVLFSEDVESFRIQIVCSSCDYQIEKTVKDIKMFQVELNNMPCPNCGEKALAIDSFKSTLEELEEVASTTNTNIEIISNETEEGQQLKAFGGIGALLRFRQK
- the trxA_4 gene encoding thioredoxin, which translates into the protein MTDIVELGENLYEGTTQNWEEVVIKSEIPVIVDFWAEWCMPCRMMSPVFKETAPEYKDKVKFIKLNSDENRDISMRYGVMSIPTLGIFVNGEPIDGVVGTVPKSTLKSKLDAVLQKIKE
- the pyrH gene encoding uridylate kinase, which produces MGGLLAQIIMKVVVSLGGSIVASPSINRNFILSYADMVLRLKEEDISISTVVGGGKIARDYIEAARSFGASEEFCDEIGILATRMNASIILLALGEEAEKRILVDIDKVEDDNVVMGGTLPGHTTDAVSAMLASKIKADLLINASNVDGIYDKDPRKFPEARMLRRVGPKELLGIIKGEHRAGITTILDIKAARIIIRDRIRTFVLNGRDLENMERAIKGKSFKGTEVVL
- a CDS encoding dinitrogenase iron-molybdenum cofactor is translated as MKIAVAATENKEVNAHFGHAENFLIYNVEGDKINLVEVRENLIKKTGGHSHEALASLLKDVDTIIAGGIGRGAYSNLIAEDKKVVITSIENVEEAIKKLAKGELEHEADRIHSHGHGHIHNAHHHGIKEE
- the argS gene encoding arginine--tRNA ligase, with the protein product MPFSDSGKSDVMLKRIHSEAEELIFGIIGKEDIQFQEPRGEYGDFATNICFSFAGKFKKSPQKIAQEIVEKIILPEGSLISRIESQNGFINFFINYNKATELLIEEIKEKGADFGRGYLKGKIILEHTSANPDGPLHIGHGRNAIIGDSLARVMSFAGYDVERQYYLNDMGKQLAVVVYGLERFPIDKQKKKDHAIAEIYIKANKLYEESDEVKDKVSKLMIDYEAGKDEVVRKFEYAARFCLEGINETLSKLYIKHDTITWESQFVRSGLVNKVLSELETTEYVKNDEKAIYLDLKEFGIEKELVLRRSDGTLLYATRDLAHHLWKSSRGRVIDIWGADHKLLARQISVALELLGAPEPEFVIYEFITLPEGSMSTRRGVFISVDELIKESINRAYEEVNRRRPDESEEFKNIVAEKVGIGALRFNIVRIAPEKSMTFRWEEALDFDRLGAPSIQYAYARARRILEQSEPEENFEVPELNKYEKALVKEIMKFPFIVENSALSRKPNIFANYLASLTDSFHKFYMFTPVLKSEFKNFRLNLVLAFTLVIKKGLELLGIEAPERM